A region of Diospyros lotus cultivar Yz01 chromosome 3, ASM1463336v1, whole genome shotgun sequence DNA encodes the following proteins:
- the LOC127797326 gene encoding uncharacterized protein LOC127797326 isoform X1: protein MVDTRRSSSSSKRLLYSPLPNAKRPKTAEDCSSTNETPCGPPAETHVPAEELGDECGAHEVRLSDPSLSDRATVAEKSPDVQLEREALASPTPLGDSTIEAEAAKSVTSAAKKRHLNPTLEFAWEKLMSQCSQLFMISNSPSTLQKQLPLLPSGSGDDGDAQHLSEMPELPCSCDVPDNDRVLDTEMKDGSASNDVDGVLSNLKTRVPSSNDVAMNLKIDSTIMEPSGKAHVGDVPREIPELTPLLQVLTRSPASKVDLTGSKIVDDQKEVGEHCDSSQHSAFEDGLGQRILRANDIEVSFENFPYYLSEITKNVLIASIYLHLKFDKIAKYTSDLPTMCPRILLSGPAGTELYQETLTKAIAKHFGASLLIVDSLLPPNGPVLKNFDSLKVSSKPDRATLFSKWAGQPASIQLRKSALSIAASLLGGSTISSQVQPKQEAPTALSKNYTFKKGDRVEFVGILPTRPSSQQRGLSYGYKGKVILPCEENGSFKIGVRFDIPIPEGNDLGGLCEAGHGFFCAADLLRLDSSSTDEVDKLAIHEFFKVATNYSKSSPLIVFLKDVEKLVGNQEAYASFKSKLENLPGNVVAIASHTEMDNCKEEPHPGGLLFTKFVSNRTALLDLGFLDNVSKLQDRSKETPKTEKQLNQVFPNKVTIQMPQDEHLLSVWKQQLDHDVETLKSQSNIANIRSVLNRNGLDCPDLETVCIKDDALTSENIEKIIGWALSHRLMHYGDVSVEDVKLTISRESIIYGLDMLQGMQNGTNSLKKSLKHDQQDFQDVIAEDEFEKKLLGDVIQPSDIGVNFDDIGALESVKDTLKELVMLPLQRPELFSRGQLTKPCKGILLFGPPGTGKTMLAQAVATEAGANFINVSVSSITSKFFGEGEKYVKAVFSLASKIAPSVVFVDEVDSMLGRRENRGEHEAMRKIKNEFMVNWDGLRTKDKERVLVLAATNRPFDLDEAVIRRLPRRLMVNLPEAANRQKILRVILAKEELAPDVDLEALANMTDGYSGSDLKNLCVTAAHCPIREILETEKKEKALALAENRPLPTLRSSADLRPLSMEDFKYAHDKVHASVSSESSNMSELLQWNDQYGEGGSRTMRSFSYFM from the exons ATGGTTGATACCAGGCGGAGCTCCTCGTCCTCGAAGCGTTTGCTATATTCTCCTCTTCCAAATGCCAAGCGGCCAAAG ACGGCGGAGGACTGCTCATCGACCAACGAGACGCCATGTGGGCCGCCAGCTGAAACGCATGTCCCGGCGGAAGAACTGGGAGATGAATGTGGAGCCCACGAGGTTCGTCTTTCTGATCCGTCGTTGTCTGATCGTGCGACTGTGGCTGAAAAGTCCCCAGATGTTCAGTTGGAACGGGAGGCTTTGGCCTCTCCGACCCCTTTAG GCGATTCCACCATCGAGGCGGAGGCGGCGAAGTCGGTGACTTCGGCGGCTAAGAAGAGGCACCTGAACCCAACTCTAGAGTTCGCATGGGAGAAGCTCATGTCCCAGTGCTCTCAG TTGTTCATGATAAGCAACTCGCCGTCAACTCTCCAAAAACAGTTACCTCTTCTTCCTTCTGGATCGGGAGATGATGGGGATGCTCAACACCTTTCTGAAATGCCAGAGCTGCCTTGTAGTTGTGATGTACCTGATAATGATCGTGTTCTAGATACTGAGATGAAAGATGGTTCTGCTTCTAATGATGTGGATGGTGTTTTGTCAAATTTGAAAACCAGGGTTCCATCATCTAATGATGTTGCCATGAACCTGAAGATTGATAGTACTATAATGGAACCTTCTGGGAAAGCACATGTTGGTGACGTCCCGAGGGAAATTCCTGAACTGACACCACTGCTGCAGGTGCTCACTCGGTCACCTGCTTCCAAGGTTGACTTAACTGGTTCCAAAATTGTTGATGACCAAAAGGAGGTTGGTGAACATTGTGATAGTTCACAGCATTCAGCATTTGAAGATGGTTTAGGACAAAGGATTCTGAGGGCCAACGACATTGAAGTTTCATTTGAGAACTTCCCATATTATTTAAG TGAGATCACAAAGAATGTTTTGATTGCATCCATTTATTTACATTTGAAGTTCGATAAAATTGCAAAGTACACCTCAGATCTGCCTACCATGTGCCCAAGAATATTGTTATCTGGTCCTGCTG GTACGGAATTATATCAGGAGACTCTGACAAAAGCCATAGCCAAACATTTTGGTGCCAGCCTTCTTATAGTTGATTCACTTTTACCACCCAAT GGACCAGTCTTGAAGAattttgattctttaaaagTGAGTTCAAAGCCTGACAGAGCAACTTTGTTTTCTAAATGGGCTGGACAACCTGCTTCAATACAGCTTAGGAAATCAGCATTGAGCATTGCGGCAAGTCTGTTGGGTGGGTCTACGATAAGTTCTCAGGTGCAGCCTAAGCAGGAGGCACCTACTGCATTATCAAAGAACTACACCTTCAAGAAAG GTGATAGAGTAGAGTTTGTGGGTATCTTACCAACTCGACCTTCTTCCCAGCAAAG GGGCCTATCCTATGGTTACAAAGGCAAAGTAATTCTTCCTTGTGAAGAAAATGGTTCTTTCAAGATTGGGGTTAGATTTGATATCCCAATTCCAGAAGGAAATGATCTTGGGGGCTTATGTGAGGCAGGTCATGGATTCTTCTGTGCAG CTGATTTACTTCGCCTAGACAGTTCCAGTACTGATGAAGTTGACAAGCTTGCCATACATGAGTTCTTTAAG GTTGCCACAAATTACAGTAAAAGCAGTCCATTAATTGTATTTCTGAAAGACGTAGAAAAATTGGTCGGAAATCAAGAGGCATATGCATCATTCAAGAGTAAGCTGGAAAATTTACCTGGTAATGTAGTTGCAATTGCTTCCCATACTGAGATGGACAACTGCAAGGAGGAA CCCCATCCTGGTGGTCTTTTGTTCACAAAATTTGTGAGCAACCGAACAGCACTACTTGACCTTGGCTTTCTG GATAACGTTAGTAAGCTGCAGGATAGAAGCAAAGAAACACCCAAAACAGAGAAGCAACTCAACCAAGTTTTCCCAAACAAGGTGACTATTCAGATGCCTCAG GATGAACATCTACTTTCAGTCTGGAAACAACAGTTGGATCATGACGTGGAGACTTTAAAATCACAGTCTAACATTGCCAATATCCGCTCA GTTTTAAACCGGAATGGCCTGGACTGCCCTGACCTTGAAACAGTCTGCATAAAGGATGACGCCCTGACAAGCGAAA ATATCGAGAAAATTATTGGCTGGGCTTTGAGTCATCGCTTAATGCATTATGGTGACGTGTCAGTTGAAGATGTGAAACTCACAATTTCGCGTGAAAG TATTATATATGGGCTCGACATGCTACAAGGAATGCAAAATGGAACTAATAGTCTGAAGAAATCACTAAAG CATGACCAGCAAGATTTTCAGGATGTGATTGCGGAGgatgaatttgagaaaaaaCTTCTTGGCGATGTTATTCAACCAAGTGATATTGGggttaattttgatgatattggAGCCCTTGAGAGTGTGAAGGATACATTGAAGGAATTGGTTATGCTACCTCTTCAGAGGCCAGAACTATTCAGCAGAGGACAGCTGACTAAG CCTTGCAAGGGAATACTACTGTTTGGTCCACCTGGCACAGGTAAAACAATGCTTGCACAAGCTGTTGCAACGGAGGCTGGTGCGAACTTTATAAACGTATCAGTCTCGAGCATTACATCGAAG TTTTTTGGAGAAGGAGAGAAGTATGTCAAAGCAGTATTCAGTCTGGCTAGTAAAATTGCTCCAAGTGTAGTTTTTGTGGATGAG GTTGACAGCATGTTAGGAAGACGTGAAAATCGTGGAGAACATGAAGCAATGCGCAAAATAAAGAATGAATTCATGGTGAACTGGGATGGTCTTCGTACAAAGGATAAGGAACGAGTATTGGTACTTGCTGCCACCAATAGGCCTTTTGACCTTGATGAGGCTGTCATCAGGAGATTGCCCAGAAG ATTGATGGTAAACTTACCAGAAGCTGCAAACAGGCAGAAAATCTTGAGAGTTATATTGGCCAAAGAAGAATTGGCACCTGATGTTGATCTCGAAGCACTTGCTAACATGACTGATGGATATTCGGGGAGTGACTTGAAG AATCTGTGTGTGACAGCAGCCCATTGTCCCATTAGAGAAATTTTGGAGACAGAGAAAAAG
- the LOC127797326 gene encoding peroxisomal biogenesis factor 6-like isoform X3, translating into MISNSPSTLQKQLPLLPSGSGDDGDAQHLSEMPELPCSCDVPDNDRVLDTEMKDGSASNDVDGVLSNLKTRVPSSNDVAMNLKIDSTIMEPSGKAHVGDVPREIPELTPLLQVLTRSPASKVDLTGSKIVDDQKEVGEHCDSSQHSAFEDGLGQRILRANDIEVSFENFPYYLSEITKNVLIASIYLHLKFDKIAKYTSDLPTMCPRILLSGPAGTELYQETLTKAIAKHFGASLLIVDSLLPPNGPVLKNFDSLKVSSKPDRATLFSKWAGQPASIQLRKSALSIAASLLGGSTISSQVQPKQEAPTALSKNYTFKKGDRVEFVGILPTRPSSQQRGLSYGYKGKVILPCEENGSFKIGVRFDIPIPEGNDLGGLCEAGHGFFCAADLLRLDSSSTDEVDKLAIHEFFKVATNYSKSSPLIVFLKDVEKLVGNQEAYASFKSKLENLPGNVVAIASHTEMDNCKEEPHPGGLLFTKFVSNRTALLDLGFLDNVSKLQDRSKETPKTEKQLNQVFPNKVTIQMPQDEHLLSVWKQQLDHDVETLKSQSNIANIRSVLNRNGLDCPDLETVCIKDDALTSENIEKIIGWALSHRLMHYGDVSVEDVKLTISRESIIYGLDMLQGMQNGTNSLKKSLKHDQQDFQDVIAEDEFEKKLLGDVIQPSDIGVNFDDIGALESVKDTLKELVMLPLQRPELFSRGQLTKPCKGILLFGPPGTGKTMLAQAVATEAGANFINVSVSSITSKFFGEGEKYVKAVFSLASKIAPSVVFVDEVDSMLGRRENRGEHEAMRKIKNEFMVNWDGLRTKDKERVLVLAATNRPFDLDEAVIRRLPRRLMVNLPEAANRQKILRVILAKEELAPDVDLEALANMTDGYSGSDLKNLCVTAAHCPIREILETEKKEKALALAENRPLPTLRSSADLRPLSMEDFKYAHDKVHASVSSESSNMSELLQWNDQYGEGGSRTMRSFSYFM; encoded by the exons ATGATAAGCAACTCGCCGTCAACTCTCCAAAAACAGTTACCTCTTCTTCCTTCTGGATCGGGAGATGATGGGGATGCTCAACACCTTTCTGAAATGCCAGAGCTGCCTTGTAGTTGTGATGTACCTGATAATGATCGTGTTCTAGATACTGAGATGAAAGATGGTTCTGCTTCTAATGATGTGGATGGTGTTTTGTCAAATTTGAAAACCAGGGTTCCATCATCTAATGATGTTGCCATGAACCTGAAGATTGATAGTACTATAATGGAACCTTCTGGGAAAGCACATGTTGGTGACGTCCCGAGGGAAATTCCTGAACTGACACCACTGCTGCAGGTGCTCACTCGGTCACCTGCTTCCAAGGTTGACTTAACTGGTTCCAAAATTGTTGATGACCAAAAGGAGGTTGGTGAACATTGTGATAGTTCACAGCATTCAGCATTTGAAGATGGTTTAGGACAAAGGATTCTGAGGGCCAACGACATTGAAGTTTCATTTGAGAACTTCCCATATTATTTAAG TGAGATCACAAAGAATGTTTTGATTGCATCCATTTATTTACATTTGAAGTTCGATAAAATTGCAAAGTACACCTCAGATCTGCCTACCATGTGCCCAAGAATATTGTTATCTGGTCCTGCTG GTACGGAATTATATCAGGAGACTCTGACAAAAGCCATAGCCAAACATTTTGGTGCCAGCCTTCTTATAGTTGATTCACTTTTACCACCCAAT GGACCAGTCTTGAAGAattttgattctttaaaagTGAGTTCAAAGCCTGACAGAGCAACTTTGTTTTCTAAATGGGCTGGACAACCTGCTTCAATACAGCTTAGGAAATCAGCATTGAGCATTGCGGCAAGTCTGTTGGGTGGGTCTACGATAAGTTCTCAGGTGCAGCCTAAGCAGGAGGCACCTACTGCATTATCAAAGAACTACACCTTCAAGAAAG GTGATAGAGTAGAGTTTGTGGGTATCTTACCAACTCGACCTTCTTCCCAGCAAAG GGGCCTATCCTATGGTTACAAAGGCAAAGTAATTCTTCCTTGTGAAGAAAATGGTTCTTTCAAGATTGGGGTTAGATTTGATATCCCAATTCCAGAAGGAAATGATCTTGGGGGCTTATGTGAGGCAGGTCATGGATTCTTCTGTGCAG CTGATTTACTTCGCCTAGACAGTTCCAGTACTGATGAAGTTGACAAGCTTGCCATACATGAGTTCTTTAAG GTTGCCACAAATTACAGTAAAAGCAGTCCATTAATTGTATTTCTGAAAGACGTAGAAAAATTGGTCGGAAATCAAGAGGCATATGCATCATTCAAGAGTAAGCTGGAAAATTTACCTGGTAATGTAGTTGCAATTGCTTCCCATACTGAGATGGACAACTGCAAGGAGGAA CCCCATCCTGGTGGTCTTTTGTTCACAAAATTTGTGAGCAACCGAACAGCACTACTTGACCTTGGCTTTCTG GATAACGTTAGTAAGCTGCAGGATAGAAGCAAAGAAACACCCAAAACAGAGAAGCAACTCAACCAAGTTTTCCCAAACAAGGTGACTATTCAGATGCCTCAG GATGAACATCTACTTTCAGTCTGGAAACAACAGTTGGATCATGACGTGGAGACTTTAAAATCACAGTCTAACATTGCCAATATCCGCTCA GTTTTAAACCGGAATGGCCTGGACTGCCCTGACCTTGAAACAGTCTGCATAAAGGATGACGCCCTGACAAGCGAAA ATATCGAGAAAATTATTGGCTGGGCTTTGAGTCATCGCTTAATGCATTATGGTGACGTGTCAGTTGAAGATGTGAAACTCACAATTTCGCGTGAAAG TATTATATATGGGCTCGACATGCTACAAGGAATGCAAAATGGAACTAATAGTCTGAAGAAATCACTAAAG CATGACCAGCAAGATTTTCAGGATGTGATTGCGGAGgatgaatttgagaaaaaaCTTCTTGGCGATGTTATTCAACCAAGTGATATTGGggttaattttgatgatattggAGCCCTTGAGAGTGTGAAGGATACATTGAAGGAATTGGTTATGCTACCTCTTCAGAGGCCAGAACTATTCAGCAGAGGACAGCTGACTAAG CCTTGCAAGGGAATACTACTGTTTGGTCCACCTGGCACAGGTAAAACAATGCTTGCACAAGCTGTTGCAACGGAGGCTGGTGCGAACTTTATAAACGTATCAGTCTCGAGCATTACATCGAAG TTTTTTGGAGAAGGAGAGAAGTATGTCAAAGCAGTATTCAGTCTGGCTAGTAAAATTGCTCCAAGTGTAGTTTTTGTGGATGAG GTTGACAGCATGTTAGGAAGACGTGAAAATCGTGGAGAACATGAAGCAATGCGCAAAATAAAGAATGAATTCATGGTGAACTGGGATGGTCTTCGTACAAAGGATAAGGAACGAGTATTGGTACTTGCTGCCACCAATAGGCCTTTTGACCTTGATGAGGCTGTCATCAGGAGATTGCCCAGAAG ATTGATGGTAAACTTACCAGAAGCTGCAAACAGGCAGAAAATCTTGAGAGTTATATTGGCCAAAGAAGAATTGGCACCTGATGTTGATCTCGAAGCACTTGCTAACATGACTGATGGATATTCGGGGAGTGACTTGAAG AATCTGTGTGTGACAGCAGCCCATTGTCCCATTAGAGAAATTTTGGAGACAGAGAAAAAG
- the LOC127797326 gene encoding uncharacterized protein LOC127797326 isoform X2, whose amino-acid sequence MVDTRRSSSSSKRLLYSPLPNAKRPKTAEDCSSTNETPCGPPAETHVPAEELGDECGAHEVRLSDPSLSDRATVAEKSPDVQLEREALASPTPLGDSTIEAEAAKSVTSAAKKRHLNPTLEFAWEKLMSQCSQLFMISNSPSTLQKQLPLLPSGSGDDGDAQHLSEMPELPCSCDVPDNDRVLDTEMKDGSASNDVDGVLSNLKTRVPSSNDVAMNLKIDSTIMEPSGKAHVGDVPREIPELTPLLQVLTRSPASKVDLTGSKIVDDQKEVGEHCDSSQHSAFEDGLGQRILRANDIEVSFENFPYYLSEITKNVLIASIYLHLKFDKIAKYTSDLPTMCPRILLSGPAGTELYQETLTKAIAKHFGASLLIVDSLLPPNGPVLKNFDSLKVSSKPDRATLFSKWAGQPASIQLRKSALSIAASLLGGSTISSQVQPKQEAPTALSKNYTFKKGDRVEFVGILPTRPSSQQRGLSYGYKGKVILPCEENGSFKIGVRFDIPIPEGNDLGGLCEAGHGFFCAADLLRLDSSSTDEVDKLAIHEFFKVATNYSKSSPLIVFLKDVEKLVGNQEAYASFKSKLENLPGNVVAIASHTEMDNCKEEPHPGGLLFTKFVSNRTALLDLGFLDNVSKLQDRSKETPKTEKQLNQVFPNKVTIQMPQDEHLLSVWKQQLDHDVETLKSQSNIANIRSVLNRNGLDCPDLETVCIKDDALTSENIEKIIGWALSHRLMHYGDVSVEDVKLTISRESIIYGLDMLQGMQNGTNSLKKSLKDVIAEDEFEKKLLGDVIQPSDIGVNFDDIGALESVKDTLKELVMLPLQRPELFSRGQLTKPCKGILLFGPPGTGKTMLAQAVATEAGANFINVSVSSITSKFFGEGEKYVKAVFSLASKIAPSVVFVDEVDSMLGRRENRGEHEAMRKIKNEFMVNWDGLRTKDKERVLVLAATNRPFDLDEAVIRRLPRRLMVNLPEAANRQKILRVILAKEELAPDVDLEALANMTDGYSGSDLKNLCVTAAHCPIREILETEKKEKALALAENRPLPTLRSSADLRPLSMEDFKYAHDKVHASVSSESSNMSELLQWNDQYGEGGSRTMRSFSYFM is encoded by the exons ATGGTTGATACCAGGCGGAGCTCCTCGTCCTCGAAGCGTTTGCTATATTCTCCTCTTCCAAATGCCAAGCGGCCAAAG ACGGCGGAGGACTGCTCATCGACCAACGAGACGCCATGTGGGCCGCCAGCTGAAACGCATGTCCCGGCGGAAGAACTGGGAGATGAATGTGGAGCCCACGAGGTTCGTCTTTCTGATCCGTCGTTGTCTGATCGTGCGACTGTGGCTGAAAAGTCCCCAGATGTTCAGTTGGAACGGGAGGCTTTGGCCTCTCCGACCCCTTTAG GCGATTCCACCATCGAGGCGGAGGCGGCGAAGTCGGTGACTTCGGCGGCTAAGAAGAGGCACCTGAACCCAACTCTAGAGTTCGCATGGGAGAAGCTCATGTCCCAGTGCTCTCAG TTGTTCATGATAAGCAACTCGCCGTCAACTCTCCAAAAACAGTTACCTCTTCTTCCTTCTGGATCGGGAGATGATGGGGATGCTCAACACCTTTCTGAAATGCCAGAGCTGCCTTGTAGTTGTGATGTACCTGATAATGATCGTGTTCTAGATACTGAGATGAAAGATGGTTCTGCTTCTAATGATGTGGATGGTGTTTTGTCAAATTTGAAAACCAGGGTTCCATCATCTAATGATGTTGCCATGAACCTGAAGATTGATAGTACTATAATGGAACCTTCTGGGAAAGCACATGTTGGTGACGTCCCGAGGGAAATTCCTGAACTGACACCACTGCTGCAGGTGCTCACTCGGTCACCTGCTTCCAAGGTTGACTTAACTGGTTCCAAAATTGTTGATGACCAAAAGGAGGTTGGTGAACATTGTGATAGTTCACAGCATTCAGCATTTGAAGATGGTTTAGGACAAAGGATTCTGAGGGCCAACGACATTGAAGTTTCATTTGAGAACTTCCCATATTATTTAAG TGAGATCACAAAGAATGTTTTGATTGCATCCATTTATTTACATTTGAAGTTCGATAAAATTGCAAAGTACACCTCAGATCTGCCTACCATGTGCCCAAGAATATTGTTATCTGGTCCTGCTG GTACGGAATTATATCAGGAGACTCTGACAAAAGCCATAGCCAAACATTTTGGTGCCAGCCTTCTTATAGTTGATTCACTTTTACCACCCAAT GGACCAGTCTTGAAGAattttgattctttaaaagTGAGTTCAAAGCCTGACAGAGCAACTTTGTTTTCTAAATGGGCTGGACAACCTGCTTCAATACAGCTTAGGAAATCAGCATTGAGCATTGCGGCAAGTCTGTTGGGTGGGTCTACGATAAGTTCTCAGGTGCAGCCTAAGCAGGAGGCACCTACTGCATTATCAAAGAACTACACCTTCAAGAAAG GTGATAGAGTAGAGTTTGTGGGTATCTTACCAACTCGACCTTCTTCCCAGCAAAG GGGCCTATCCTATGGTTACAAAGGCAAAGTAATTCTTCCTTGTGAAGAAAATGGTTCTTTCAAGATTGGGGTTAGATTTGATATCCCAATTCCAGAAGGAAATGATCTTGGGGGCTTATGTGAGGCAGGTCATGGATTCTTCTGTGCAG CTGATTTACTTCGCCTAGACAGTTCCAGTACTGATGAAGTTGACAAGCTTGCCATACATGAGTTCTTTAAG GTTGCCACAAATTACAGTAAAAGCAGTCCATTAATTGTATTTCTGAAAGACGTAGAAAAATTGGTCGGAAATCAAGAGGCATATGCATCATTCAAGAGTAAGCTGGAAAATTTACCTGGTAATGTAGTTGCAATTGCTTCCCATACTGAGATGGACAACTGCAAGGAGGAA CCCCATCCTGGTGGTCTTTTGTTCACAAAATTTGTGAGCAACCGAACAGCACTACTTGACCTTGGCTTTCTG GATAACGTTAGTAAGCTGCAGGATAGAAGCAAAGAAACACCCAAAACAGAGAAGCAACTCAACCAAGTTTTCCCAAACAAGGTGACTATTCAGATGCCTCAG GATGAACATCTACTTTCAGTCTGGAAACAACAGTTGGATCATGACGTGGAGACTTTAAAATCACAGTCTAACATTGCCAATATCCGCTCA GTTTTAAACCGGAATGGCCTGGACTGCCCTGACCTTGAAACAGTCTGCATAAAGGATGACGCCCTGACAAGCGAAA ATATCGAGAAAATTATTGGCTGGGCTTTGAGTCATCGCTTAATGCATTATGGTGACGTGTCAGTTGAAGATGTGAAACTCACAATTTCGCGTGAAAG TATTATATATGGGCTCGACATGCTACAAGGAATGCAAAATGGAACTAATAGTCTGAAGAAATCACTAAAG GATGTGATTGCGGAGgatgaatttgagaaaaaaCTTCTTGGCGATGTTATTCAACCAAGTGATATTGGggttaattttgatgatattggAGCCCTTGAGAGTGTGAAGGATACATTGAAGGAATTGGTTATGCTACCTCTTCAGAGGCCAGAACTATTCAGCAGAGGACAGCTGACTAAG CCTTGCAAGGGAATACTACTGTTTGGTCCACCTGGCACAGGTAAAACAATGCTTGCACAAGCTGTTGCAACGGAGGCTGGTGCGAACTTTATAAACGTATCAGTCTCGAGCATTACATCGAAG TTTTTTGGAGAAGGAGAGAAGTATGTCAAAGCAGTATTCAGTCTGGCTAGTAAAATTGCTCCAAGTGTAGTTTTTGTGGATGAG GTTGACAGCATGTTAGGAAGACGTGAAAATCGTGGAGAACATGAAGCAATGCGCAAAATAAAGAATGAATTCATGGTGAACTGGGATGGTCTTCGTACAAAGGATAAGGAACGAGTATTGGTACTTGCTGCCACCAATAGGCCTTTTGACCTTGATGAGGCTGTCATCAGGAGATTGCCCAGAAG ATTGATGGTAAACTTACCAGAAGCTGCAAACAGGCAGAAAATCTTGAGAGTTATATTGGCCAAAGAAGAATTGGCACCTGATGTTGATCTCGAAGCACTTGCTAACATGACTGATGGATATTCGGGGAGTGACTTGAAG AATCTGTGTGTGACAGCAGCCCATTGTCCCATTAGAGAAATTTTGGAGACAGAGAAAAAG
- the LOC127797329 gene encoding translocator protein homolog, with translation MATSDSLLRQRTSDDADVDRPKPKTDTTSYNNKARRQRRTGMARRGLRSLAIAVALPAALQLCFLGWANRAPSAHRPSSSWILQAVSVVSASLMGLCAWLVWAEGGFHQKPKALAFFLGYLGLSLAWDPIVFRVGAAWVGLLVSLAMFGALAGCSRIFKEVNPIAGDLVKLCLIWAGFVVSLNLKLLYW, from the coding sequence ATGGCTACGTCCGACAGCCTCCTCCGGCAACGAACGAGCGACGATGCCGACGTCGATCGGCCCAAACCCAAGACCGACACCACCTCGTACAACAATAAAGCCAGGAGACAGCGACGAACGGGCATGGCCAGACGTGGCCTCCGCTCCTTGGCCATAGCCGTGGCGCTGCCGGCGGCGCTCCAGCTCTGCTTTTTGGGCTGGGCCAACCGGGCCCCGTCTGCCCATCGGCCCTCCTCGTCCTGGATCCTGCAGGCCGTGTCCGTGGTGTCGGCGTCGCTCATGGGCCTCTGCGCTTGGTTGGTTTGGGCCGAAGGCGGCTTTCATCAGAAGCCCAAGGCACTGGCCTTCTTCTTGGGCTACCTCGGGCTGAGCCTGGCCTGGGACCCGATTGTCTTCCGGGTGGGCGCTGCTTGGGTCGGGTTGTTGGTGAGCCTGGCGATGTTCGGAGCTCTGGCCGGGTGTTCTCGGATATTCAAGGAGGTGAACCCGATTGCAGGCGACCTGGTCAAGCTTTGCCTGATATGGGCCGGGTTTGTGGTCAGTTTGAATCTTAAGCTTCTATATTGGTGA